Proteins from a genomic interval of Uloborus diversus isolate 005 chromosome 4, Udiv.v.3.1, whole genome shotgun sequence:
- the LOC129221092 gene encoding neurogenin-1-like, whose protein sequence is MTAETLRSPNSTASEGSSQLRVQVPMQGGVTGEIRRPFLTGQGFINVSAPKPSNVPSWKGPGSLSSDYSPSSSLPAERNGTDDQPAEDQPADNKKDKTKKKRYTKSRSRLRNPGAVIKIKKTRRLKANDRERNRMHNLNSALDRLRCVLPNFPDETKLTKIETLRFAHNYIWALSETLKMLDSKGIKPDGFLGDASLDNSSSMDVQAPPLYGYCSAPIIPPSPAWSSAESPHPTSSSSVQMSSYTTSDFSDSSCSGSESSNSFIKYESL, encoded by the coding sequence ATGACCGCGGAGACACTACGCTCTCCAAACTCTACTGCTTCTGAAGGATCGTCCCAGCTTCGAGTTCAAGTTCCCATGCAAGGTGGTGTTACTGGCGAGATCCGAAGGCCGTTTCTTACGGGTCAAGGATTCATCAATGTCTCGGCTCCGAAACCGAGCAACGTCCCATCATGGAAAGGACCCGGCTCTTTGAGCAGCGACTACTCCCCATCCTCTTCACTTCCCGCGGAGCGAAATGGTACAGACGATCAACCTGCCGAAGACCAGCCTGCTGACAACAAGAAGGACAAGACAAAAAAGAAGAGATATACCAAATCACGCAGTCGGCTCAGGAATCCCGGGGCTGTCATCAAGATCAAAAAGACGAGACGACTGAAAGCCAACGACAGGGAGAGGAATCGTATGCACAATCTGAACTCAGCCTTAGACAGGCTCAGATGCGTCTTGCCAAATTTTCCCGACGAGACAAAACTGACCAAAATCGAAACCCTAAGATTCGCTCATAATTACATTTGGGCACTGTCCGAGACTCTTAAAATGCTTGATTCCAAAGGCATCAAGCCAGATGGCTTTCTCGGAGACGCATCCCTTGATAACTCTTCAAGCATGGATGTACAAGCGCCACCCTTATACGGTTACTGCTCAGCACCCATCATTCCACCCAGCCCCGCATGGTCTTCTGCAGAGTCTCCACATCCTACCAGTTCTTCTTCAGTTCAAATGTCGTCATACACTACGTCAGACTTTTCTGATTCTTCCTGTTCGGGTTCCGAGTCTAGCAATAGTTTCATCAAATATGAATCATTGTGA